In the Piscinibacter sp. XHJ-5 genome, one interval contains:
- a CDS encoding right-handed parallel beta-helix repeat-containing protein, translated as MRAHRRQPVRTAASPARLRNLVALIMLALAAGIAMIAGVAAAIDVPPRTLGPYLQHRVSDHHPLVAGAGERIARLLELLDRGDARAEGLPRLRVGAQPEAAPGSPGGTAISVSSADDAMLAMERLRAGDVLTFAPGVYRFHATLAARQPGRADAPIVVRAARPSTVTLEFETAEGFVVAAPHWVFENLTLRGVCPQHGDCEHAFHVVGAGAHFIARNNTLNDFNAHIKVNGEGGRFPDDGLVEGNTLANGSVRRTDNPVTPIDLVAASRWTIRRNLIADFVKAGGDRISYGAFAKGGGTENRFEGNVVLCEALLRGTPGWRVGLSLGGGGTGRDHCRDGRCITEQDGGVVESNLVASCSDDGIYVNRAAMSRVMHNTLLDTGGISVRFAQSSADVAGNLVDGAIRTRDGGLLHAEDNLDTGIVALYFGHHPQRGLYRNAAALDLGWRDGAPRRRGPAGASPDLCGSTRASPPAYGAFEDFAACMPK; from the coding sequence ATGCGCGCCCACCGACGCCAGCCCGTGCGCACGGCCGCATCGCCCGCCCGCCTGCGCAACCTGGTCGCGTTGATCATGCTGGCGCTGGCAGCCGGCATCGCGATGATCGCCGGCGTTGCCGCCGCGATCGACGTGCCGCCGCGCACGCTGGGTCCCTACCTGCAGCACCGGGTATCCGACCACCATCCGCTGGTCGCCGGTGCGGGCGAGCGCATCGCCCGGCTGCTGGAGCTGCTGGACCGCGGCGATGCGCGCGCCGAAGGTCTTCCGCGCCTGCGCGTGGGCGCCCAGCCCGAGGCCGCACCCGGCTCGCCGGGCGGCACCGCCATCAGCGTGAGCTCCGCGGACGATGCCATGCTGGCCATGGAGCGCTTGCGCGCCGGCGACGTGCTGACCTTCGCGCCGGGCGTCTATCGCTTCCATGCCACCCTGGCCGCGCGGCAGCCAGGCCGGGCGGACGCGCCCATCGTGGTGCGGGCAGCGCGACCCTCCACCGTGACGCTCGAGTTCGAGACAGCGGAGGGCTTCGTCGTCGCCGCGCCCCACTGGGTGTTCGAGAACCTCACGCTGCGCGGCGTGTGCCCGCAACACGGCGATTGCGAGCATGCCTTCCACGTGGTCGGCGCGGGCGCGCACTTCATCGCTCGCAACAACACGCTGAACGACTTCAATGCGCACATCAAGGTCAACGGCGAAGGCGGGCGCTTCCCCGACGACGGGCTCGTCGAGGGCAACACGCTCGCCAACGGCAGCGTGCGCCGCACCGACAACCCGGTCACCCCGATCGACCTGGTGGCGGCGAGCCGCTGGACGATCCGGCGCAACCTGATCGCCGACTTCGTCAAGGCCGGCGGAGACCGCATCAGCTACGGCGCCTTCGCGAAGGGCGGCGGCACGGAGAACCGCTTCGAGGGCAACGTGGTGCTGTGCGAAGCGCTGCTGCGCGGCACACCGGGCTGGCGTGTCGGGCTGTCGCTGGGCGGCGGCGGAACCGGCCGCGACCACTGCCGAGACGGTCGCTGCATCACCGAGCAGGACGGCGGCGTGGTCGAGTCCAACCTCGTCGCCTCGTGCTCCGACGACGGCATCTACGTCAATCGGGCGGCCATGAGCCGCGTGATGCACAACACGCTGCTGGACACCGGCGGCATCTCGGTGCGCTTCGCGCAGAGCAGCGCCGACGTCGCGGGCAATCTCGTCGACGGCGCCATCCGCACGCGCGACGGCGGCCTGCTGCATGCGGAGGACAACCTGGACACGGGCATCGTGGCGCTGTACTTCGGCCACCACCCGCAGCGCGGCCTGTACCGCAACGCGGCGGCACTGGACCTGGGCTGGCGCGACGGGGCGCCCAGGAGGCGAGGCCCAGCCGGAGCCTCGCCGGACCTTTGCGGATCCACGCGCGCGTCGCCGCCCGCCTACGGCGCCTTCGAGGACTTCGCTGCCTGCATGCCGAAGTGA
- a CDS encoding UDP-N-acetylglucosamine 2-epimerase yields the protein MYESRFGITGPPFQLSPDPSFYFDSRGHHRALAELRRGLGEDAGFIVVSGEIGAGKTTLVRTLLEEIDPGVLSVAHVVSTQLNAQELLGATLIGFGLPVDDSTTEHLVSHLLRFLVKLDKEARRAVLIVDEAQNLHRDAFDQLVAIATRRGPRRLPFQVCLVGQPELRELIEAPDLAGLRSLVSVSCHLGPIDLEETGAYIEHRLRKVGWSGSPSFEPGAFEEIHRWTNGIPRRINLLCNRLMLSRFLASETTIDVPTVATTARDLRAEIGEPGDEPPPLALAGAGAPPRSAARAPKLQTPLVAPMEPGPLLCVVAGRADHVKAAALMRALAGRPDLPAAKLVRVHNDDALELSSALFSGLDVGKGLISLGIAPGPSDTRSPELMNVFEFVVDHVLPRAVIVFDGSEAALACATVAQAKDVPIVHIGAGLRADEGAQSATRQATDRLADLLYTTDAQASETLAREGIEPERVHCVGNLLMDGMQIAMRSLMSATLSRVGMHPAEPIIADRSGYALVVLTQPVNIGERQSLIDLLAMLRDVSRDVPLVWPMTPRIEGQLRKFRLDISDERITCLPPQSYPDYVALLRGATCLLTDSWNAQEESTALGVPCLTLGAFPERAITVSIGSNVAVGRNRTLVTRAVWDCMFNGGKRGRVPELWDGKTGARIAGYLGAWLSVAPTDRRAQA from the coding sequence ATGTACGAATCACGCTTTGGCATCACCGGGCCGCCGTTCCAGCTGAGCCCCGACCCGAGCTTCTATTTCGACAGCCGCGGCCACCACCGTGCGCTGGCCGAGTTGCGGCGCGGACTGGGCGAAGACGCCGGGTTCATCGTCGTCAGCGGCGAGATCGGCGCGGGCAAGACGACGCTGGTGCGCACGCTGCTCGAGGAGATCGACCCGGGCGTGCTGTCGGTCGCGCACGTGGTGAGCACGCAGCTGAACGCGCAGGAGCTGCTCGGTGCCACGCTGATCGGCTTCGGCCTGCCGGTCGACGACTCGACCACCGAGCACCTCGTCTCCCACCTGCTGCGCTTCCTCGTCAAGCTCGACAAGGAAGCGCGCCGCGCCGTGCTCATCGTCGACGAGGCGCAGAACCTTCATCGCGATGCGTTCGACCAGCTGGTCGCGATCGCGACGCGGCGCGGTCCGCGCCGCCTGCCGTTCCAGGTCTGCCTGGTGGGCCAGCCGGAGCTGCGCGAGCTCATCGAAGCCCCCGATCTGGCGGGCTTGCGATCGCTGGTCAGCGTGTCCTGCCACCTCGGGCCGATCGACCTGGAGGAGACGGGCGCGTACATCGAGCACCGCCTGCGCAAGGTCGGCTGGAGCGGCAGCCCGAGCTTCGAGCCCGGTGCATTCGAAGAGATCCATCGCTGGACCAACGGCATCCCGCGGCGCATCAACCTCCTGTGCAACCGCCTGATGCTGTCGCGCTTCCTGGCGTCGGAGACGACGATCGACGTGCCGACGGTGGCCACCACGGCACGCGACCTTCGCGCCGAGATCGGCGAGCCTGGCGACGAGCCGCCGCCGTTGGCCCTCGCCGGTGCGGGGGCGCCGCCGCGCAGCGCCGCGCGCGCACCCAAGCTGCAAACCCCGCTGGTCGCTCCGATGGAGCCCGGGCCGTTGCTGTGCGTGGTCGCCGGACGCGCCGACCACGTGAAGGCGGCCGCGCTGATGCGCGCGCTGGCCGGACGCCCCGACCTGCCGGCCGCCAAGCTCGTGCGGGTCCACAACGACGACGCGCTGGAGCTGAGCAGCGCGTTGTTCAGCGGGCTGGATGTCGGCAAGGGCCTGATCAGCCTGGGCATCGCCCCAGGTCCGTCCGACACGCGGTCGCCCGAGCTGATGAACGTCTTCGAGTTCGTCGTCGACCATGTGCTGCCGCGCGCCGTGATCGTCTTCGACGGCAGCGAGGCAGCACTGGCCTGCGCTACGGTGGCGCAGGCCAAGGACGTCCCGATCGTCCACATCGGCGCCGGGCTGCGGGCCGACGAGGGCGCGCAGTCCGCCACGCGTCAGGCCACGGACCGGCTCGCCGACCTGCTGTACACCACCGACGCGCAGGCCAGCGAGACGCTGGCGCGCGAGGGCATCGAGCCGGAGCGGGTGCATTGCGTCGGCAATCTCCTGATGGACGGCATGCAGATCGCGATGCGCTCGCTGATGAGCGCCACGCTGAGCCGCGTGGGAATGCATCCGGCCGAGCCCATCATCGCCGACCGCAGCGGCTACGCGCTGGTGGTGCTGACCCAGCCGGTCAACATCGGCGAACGTCAGTCCCTGATCGACCTGCTGGCGATGCTGCGTGACGTGAGCCGCGACGTTCCGCTGGTGTGGCCGATGACCCCGCGCATCGAAGGCCAGCTGAGGAAGTTCCGACTCGACATCTCGGACGAGCGCATCACCTGCCTGCCCCCGCAGAGCTATCCCGACTACGTCGCGCTGCTGCGCGGTGCAACCTGCCTGCTCACCGACTCCTGGAATGCGCAGGAGGAGTCGACAGCGCTCGGCGTGCCGTGTCTCACGCTGGGAGCGTTTCCCGAGCGAGCGATCACCGTCTCCATCGGTTCGAACGTGGCCGTCGGCCGGAATCGAACGCTCGTCACCCGGGCGGTGTGGGATTGCATGTTCAACGGGGGCAAGCGCGGGCGTGTGCCGGAGCTGTGGGACGGCAAGACGGGCGCGCGCATCGCCGGCTACCTGGGCGCCTGGCTGTCGGTGGCCCCCACCGATCGACGCGCTCAGGCGTGA